The following DNA comes from Croceicoccus sp. YJ47.
CTGAAGCAGAGCGAGGAGCGGTTCCAGTCGCTCTCCAACCTTTCCCCGGCGGGGATCTTCCGCACCGCGCCCGATGGCATGTTCACCTATGTCAATGCGGTGTGGTCGCGCATGTCCGGCATGAACGACAGGGAGGCGATGGGCCTCGGCTGGTCAAGAGCGGTCCATCCCGCCGATGTGACGCCCTTGATGAAGCGCTGGTTCGATGCCGCAGCGGGACGGATCGCCCACCGGCACGAATTCCGTCTGTGCAACCGGGAGAGCGGCGACGTTTACTGGGTCGATGTGATCGCGACGCCCGAATGGGGCGATGACGGCGAATTGCGCGGATATATCGGCGTCGCCATGGATATCACCGAGAGAAAGCGTTTCGAAAAGGATCTGGCCGAGCGCGACGATCAGCTCTCGCTCCTGGCGCAGAACGCGACCGACGCGGTGTTCCGCATCGCGCTGGACGGGGTCTGTATCTACGCCTCGCCCTCGACGCGCGACGTGCTCGGCGCGCCCCCTGAAAAGCTGATCGGGAAACAATCGCTCAGCCTCATCCATCCCGAGGATGAGAACATGATGCGCAGCGCATGGCGCGACCTCATCAGCGGGCGGAACGAGAAGACGATCCTCGCCTATCGTTCCCGCATTCCGGGGAACGATGCCGCGGGCGATGGCGATTATCGCTGGCTGGAGGCGAATGTTGCGCTGATCCGCGATCCGGTGACGGGGGAAGCCCGGGAGGTTTCGGCCTCGATCCGCGATATCGAGGATCGCAAGCACATGGAATTCGACCTGATCGCCGCACGCCGCCGCGCCGAGGCCGCCGCCGCCGCAAAGGCGACCTTCCTCGCCAATATGAGCCACGAAATCCGCACCCCGATGAACGGCGTCGTGGGTTTCACCGAAATGCTGCTCGACAGCGACCTGACCCCGGATCAGCGCGACAAGGCACGGCTCATTTCCGAATCCGGGCGGGCGATGATGCAGATTCTCAACGACATTCTCGACATCTCGAAGATCGATGCGGGACAGATGCGGATCGAGCGCCAGAATTTCGACCTGCGCGAGACGATCGATGCCAGCATGCGCGTCCTGGAGGCGACCGCGCGTCAGAAACAGCTCGAATTCACGCTCACCATCGCGGATGACGTGCCGCAGGCCATACTGGGCGATGCCCTGCGCCTGCGTCAGGTCGTGACCAATCTGATCGGCAACGCGATCAAGTTCACCAAGAGCGGATTCGTGCGCACCAACGTCACGATCAAGCGGGACGAAGGGCGCGACAGCCTGATGGTTGCGGTCAGCGATTCGGGGATCGGCATTCCCGAAGACCGGCTCGAAACCATTTTCCGCGAATTCAGCCAGGCCGACGAATCCACCGCCCGCCTCTATGGCGGAACGGGGCTCGGCCTCACCATCAGCACCGAGCTTGCGCGCATGATGGGCGGCAATCTGCACGTGGACAGCACACCGGGCGAGGGTTCGACCTTCACCCTTTCCATTCCGGTTGAATTGACCCGCGAAGTCGTCGCCGAGGCCGACGTCCCCGAGGAGGAGGAATGGCCCGGCTTCGAAGGTTCGCCCCGCGTGCTCATTGCCGAGGACCACGACATCAACCAGGTTCTCATCCTGTCCATGGCCGACAGGATGAAGCTCAATGCCGATATCGCCGAAAACGGGCAGGAAGCCGTCCGCATGGTGAGAGAAGCCCAGCAGATCGGGGATCCCTACGCGCTGGTGCTGATGGATATGCAGATGCCGGTCATGGACGGATTGCAGGCCGCGCGGACCCTGCGCGCCGAAGGATTCAGCGCGCGCGAACTGCCCATCGTCGCCCAGACGGCCAATGCCTATCGCGAGGATATCGAACGCTGTCTTGCCGCCGGGATGCAGGATCATCTGGCGAAACCCATTCGCCTCGACCTGCTCAAGCGGAAGATCGCGCGCTGGCTCAACCGCGATCTCGTCGCCACGCCGGCGGCACCCGCCCCTGCGTCGCAGGCGAGCGCCGGAAGCCCGATCGAAATGCGCTATTTCGCGCTTCGCCGCGAAACCTTCGATGCCCTGCATGCCGTCGACCCCGAACGGGCCGACGACGCAGCGGTGGCGGAGATCGTCCGCCTTCTCCATCAGCTTGCCGGGGTCGCAGGCGCATTCGGAGAGGAAAGTCTGGGCGAAGAGGCACGCGTTCAACAGGCCGCGTTGAAGGGAAGCACCGGTGAAGCCCGCCGCGCCGCGTTTGCCGAGGCACAGCGTGCCTTTGCGCTTATACTCGATGAAAGCGCCCATTGACCGCGCCGCAGCGGCGAAAGTGCCATGATCGTGATTGTTTGCGTTCGGCGTCTTGGATAGGCGCATTCTTGCCGTCGGTGCGCGGCCTTGCGCCGGGTTTGACCGTCGTCACCCTCGTCACCGTAACGACGGCATGAATGACCGGCTATGGCGGGGACGAGTGCTGCGGTGGTGGTCTCAAAACCGTGCGTCGCGGCAAATGCGTCGGTTCGACGCGGCCTGCGCACACCGCATAGCAACGCGGCGAGCATGTCCACGCGTATTGCCATGGCATCAACGTTTTGCCGGTTTCGATCCCGGCACGATAGTTGCATGACATTTCCACGTTCAATTCATGGAGGAACATTGCATGCGGGGCGTGGTCTATACCGAGCTGGTAGGTTTTCTTGACAAGACAGGCGGGCAAATTTTTGCCGAAGAGGTGTTGTCGCGCGCCAATCTGCCGCATGGCGGTGCCTATTCGCCCACTGGCTACTACCCTTGGGAGGAGGCGGTGCGCGTCGTCGGGGTGGCGGCGGAACTCGGCGAGATCGACATGACTGTGTTGTGCCGCGCTTTCGGGGAATATCTCTTCGAACGGTTCGCCATCCTCTATGCCGAGATCGTCGGCAGATATTCGAGCGCGGAGGCCCTGCTCGCGCATGTCAACGACCATATCCATCATGAGGTGCGCGCGCTTCAT
Coding sequences within:
- a CDS encoding CHASE domain-containing protein, coding for MARFSKRRLAKGNTIIPPSFVGGGVVRFGMVALCYFVLAIAALKLAPPPGNSIVIWPASGIAISALVILGYRMAGAVFLGALGSGFYFFTAGFFPPNDLALVAAASTAAGSTAQAALGAFLVRRKAGFPVRLAGRDDALRLLMLAAPVTCLVGSVFGTAAMYVTGFLGASDLFGTALRWWLGSASGVAIVLPLFLLAPWMRNKVFWREKPLAPFPPLPFLAVILMLTATLVGWHIVTHNRHQRVEAAFEGLVSDNAQALANRLQSYGQALDGAVGLFEISEEVTPAEWRTYVLGLLSGGTLPGISGLGIIQPVPDAQIDAFVAEKRASGLEDFDVHPADDLDENFVISLAEPIEANAKALGFNIASEEHRRQAARQSRDTGEAVISDRITLVQDESESVGFLLLHPVYEPGMPLDTVAQRRAALREWIYAPFIAPRFMKGLSASQDELLDVTVYDGTRPDPDRILYTDIADDAAGHRPMFARRQTIRVMGRDWTVVWQSTRAFEKRSSTYEAHLVLLGGLLLTLIFAAVLLAGLRREAQVRAEVDARTAELRATVAALRDSEREFANLTGLSPAGIFRTDPFGFCTYVNKAWLRATGLKASRALGAGWLDAVHPDDKAAFKKRWLDAVHNSKQIRTEVRFFKPGFPPFWVDLIAAPNLDEDGNTLGFIGVAIDVTQQKRASDALKQSEERFQSLSNLSPAGIFRTAPDGMFTYVNAVWSRMSGMNDREAMGLGWSRAVHPADVTPLMKRWFDAAAGRIAHRHEFRLCNRESGDVYWVDVIATPEWGDDGELRGYIGVAMDITERKRFEKDLAERDDQLSLLAQNATDAVFRIALDGVCIYASPSTRDVLGAPPEKLIGKQSLSLIHPEDENMMRSAWRDLISGRNEKTILAYRSRIPGNDAAGDGDYRWLEANVALIRDPVTGEAREVSASIRDIEDRKHMEFDLIAARRRAEAAAAAKATFLANMSHEIRTPMNGVVGFTEMLLDSDLTPDQRDKARLISESGRAMMQILNDILDISKIDAGQMRIERQNFDLRETIDASMRVLEATARQKQLEFTLTIADDVPQAILGDALRLRQVVTNLIGNAIKFTKSGFVRTNVTIKRDEGRDSLMVAVSDSGIGIPEDRLETIFREFSQADESTARLYGGTGLGLTISTELARMMGGNLHVDSTPGEGSTFTLSIPVELTREVVAEADVPEEEEWPGFEGSPRVLIAEDHDINQVLILSMADRMKLNADIAENGQEAVRMVREAQQIGDPYALVLMDMQMPVMDGLQAARTLRAEGFSARELPIVAQTANAYREDIERCLAAGMQDHLAKPIRLDLLKRKIARWLNRDLVATPAAPAPASQASAGSPIEMRYFALRRETFDALHAVDPERADDAAVAEIVRLLHQLAGVAGAFGEESLGEEARVQQAALKGSTGEARRAAFAEAQRAFALILDESAH
- a CDS encoding heme NO-binding domain-containing protein, translating into MRGVVYTELVGFLDKTGGQIFAEEVLSRANLPHGGAYSPTGYYPWEEAVRVVGVAAELGEIDMTVLCRAFGEYLFERFAILYAEIVGRYSSAEALLAHVNDHIHHEVRALHPRSAPPSVVSRSEGDTIVITYASHRPFAHIAHGLVSGVMKHFGDTRDLDWIGVSDDCTAASFAISGTQQVSACPA